The sequence CCCGCCTCTCCTCACACACGatggatgttttctttctttcttctgatttcttttgttttttaaatgacctttattaaaaaaaaaaaaaaaaaaaggttgcacGCATTATAGGAAATGGAAAATcccaaagaacaaagtcatccacacacacacaagcggCTTACAGCTGCATGTCCTTCCAGCCCAACACACGCCACGTGCGGTTTCGTGTGGTCGAGCTGGCGGTGCATGTCTTGCCTCCCCACGTTGTGAATATTTACCAACTCAACATCCCAAAGCTACAgattttgataaccaagaatacgCTTTGCAAATTCAGtctggagaaaaaaatgtaatcttGCTTTCTCAGGaacaaaaattcacaaaagatAAAAAACGGCAAAGACCTCGAGATAAAAGGACTGGCAGAGCGACAGTGACATAGTGCATGGCGTCACACTCCACTGAAGATGAGGCGCACGTCGGGGCGCACGAGGCACGGCCTCAGGGAAGTTCACTGCTTCATCTACACCGTTGACATGTCAGCAAGGTCGGTGCCACTGACCTGCTTGACATCCCAGAGTGCAGCCAGAGCGCTGCCCACAGGGCAGGGTGGacctcaggggcagagcactcaCCTGGCTGGGTGCCACCCCAGcaccaaagaagaagaagaaaggtaaACCCGGACACATCTGCGCACACCTCTCCCTGGGCATGTCCTTCCACCCTCTGGTGCTGCCCACTGAACAAGTCCTGACGCAGGCTGCCCAGAGCTGGCCAAACAATTCCACGTCCGAGGCGTATCTCTTCCATCAACCATGACAGATGTGTACAAATCAGCTAGTCCACTGGCTCACTTTTTACCACGTGTCAGTGCAGGACATCCACAAAACCTAGATGCTTCAAAATAAAGAACCACCTGGGTCCACAACAATCACAGGTAGTTTATATCAAAGCACCAGACCTTCGGGTACAATCTAAAACCAGCTGTGAGCTGCAGAGGTCCCAGCAAGGACCCCTCCACACCTTGCCCTGCTCCCCTTTGACTATTCATTCCAGCCACAGAGCATGGCACTAGTCTAGCTCCCAGAGGCAGTTGACAAGGCCACTTCCAGGAGACAGCCCTTCCTAACAACCAGCCGAAGGACCTTTGTACAGGGATTATGTCACCACCTCTACTTTAACCATACCTGGGGCATCGCGACTTGTTTATGCTTGAGTACAACATTGACAGATGGCTAGACCATTGCTGGCCTCTGCATCCTGCCCCCTGCTCCGCTGACCACCACCCAGGGTGGCCCGCTCTCCAGCACCTCAAAGAGTTCACAATTCCTAGTGCAACACTCCTGTAAAACCACAGAACACCTGCAAAGGGGCTTGACGTAGCCCACTTTCACCACGTGCTGTGGCCTTCTCAACATTTAGAAAGACCGCAGGCTTCTACTGGGGCCTTAGGTGTCCCGCTGGGCAGAGGTACAGAATAAACTGCACACGCAGCGAGGCTGTAATCTGAAGTGGCTTCTGCGAAGGAGCACTCCCTCCTGGGTCAGCCAGTGGCCTCCTGGGTCAGCCAGTGGCCGGGTGTGTGCATCTGTGATGCTTACCGGGTTCTAACAACCTCCCCTCGGGTGCGCAAGTGGGTTCAGGAAGAGCCCTGGGCTCTGAACACACAGTGCTCTTGGTGTGCTGTCATTCACTGGCCGTTTCCTGAACATCTAGAAGGACCAGACGCTACATAAACTGGCACGCACTCATCCCTTATTACAGTGTTCACAGCAAAGTAAAGCAGCATAGGACAGGGGCTCCTCCCACCAGCCGCGGATATCAGGCTCCTTGGGCCTCTACTCCCAGACCCACGCACAAATGAGGGGGCTCAGCCATTTTCCCCCAAATGACGTTTCCTGTGAATTTTAGCAAGATATCTACAAAATATGTTGTTACTACCTCTGCTTTTAAGAGGTGCCAGGCACTTCAGAACACCTAGAAAGATCGGATGATTCAAAGGAGTACCCAGCTCTGTCAATCACACATATGGCAGTGAAGAACAGCTCGCACAGTGCTCACGACAGGAAAACGTCCTCTGGGTATGAGGGGCACAGGCCCTTCTCTTTATTCGCAGACCTTCTAATGCGTGTGGCTCCTGGTGTGGCCTCTAAAGGAGGTCAGATGGATCCATTTCACTTCCATGGGGTTGGAGGGGTAGCCTGGTGGTAGAGCCCGACATGCACAAAGCCTGGGGTTTttatccctagcaccaaaaaaattgTTGGAGAATGCCTTCAAGCACATAGCAAAGTGCACTGGGTTGCCTGTCACTAGAAAATGTCAACAAAGTTCAGAGGACAGCATGAAACCAAGCTCCATTTCTAGGCAGACTGCGATTAAGTCAGAAATCAGTAAAGCATGAACGTCGCCGAGGCGGGGGAGGAGGACGTTCGGGAGCGCGATGAAGGGAGGCGGGCCGGCCTGAACGGGCCGCGCAGCCCTCAGCCCAGCCGCCGCCCCACGGCCCGCCTTACACGCGCCACCGCGCTGCAGAGCGCGACCCGAAGCCGCCCGGGAGGGGACGAGCACCAAGGGGAACCTGAGCAAAGGCACGGGCAGCCGGGAGGACGCCAAGCGCGTGGATGAAACGTGCGGAAAGAGCCTTTGGGACCTTCTGAAGCAGCGTGAGAAGGAGAGCGGGCTGAGCTCCGAGGAGCTCTGCAGCGGGCACACGGTGCTTTTGCTAAGCGTGGAGACGCTCAGCGAGGTTGTCACCGCGCAGCTCATGAACCAGGCGCGAGCAGATGTACTAGATTCGCTGAATAACAACCTTCTTCAAACACCACATCAAGCGTGGAATAGTCATCAAACAGCTATAGTGACGACTGGAGACATACTGATGTATATGGACCGCGTACATGTACAACAGAAGAATCTAGAGAATGTCTGCAATTTGGGATTGGTTATTTTTGGAGATAAGTTGTTCGTTATGGGTGTATTAGGGGTCGTCTTCGGCAAACGCTATTGCATATGACTGCAAGAGGGCAGAAAGGAGAAGTTGTAGACAGAGGCGCAATAAGAAATGCTTGCCAGATGCTAATGATTTTAGGTCTTGAGGGAAGACCTGTCTATGAAGAAGATTTTGAGACTCTGTTTTTGGAAATGTCTGCAGAATTTTTTCAGATGGAAAACCAGGAATTTTTAGCAGAAAACAGTGCTTCAGTATATATAAAGGAAGCAGAagctaaaattaatgaagaaatagaacGCGTGATGCACTCACTGCCTCGACAAATTAACCGAAGAGCCCATGGTAAAGGTAGTTGAGAGAGAACTCATTTCCAAGCACATGAAGACTATAGTAAAAATGGAGAATTCTGGGCTAGTACGTatgtagaaaaatggaaagacagaagACCTTGCTTGCATGTACAAGTTATTTAGTCATGTGCCAAATGGTTTGAAGATGATGTGTGAATGTATGAGTTCTTATTTGCAGGAGCAAGGTAAAGCCCTTGTTtctgaagaaggagaaggaaagaatccAGTTGACTATATTCAAGGCTTATTGGACCTGAAGAGTAGATTTGATCGCTTCCTTCAGGAATCATTCGATAATGACCGGCTCTTTAAACAGACCATTGCTGGTGATTTTGAGTATTTTCTCAACCTCAACTCCAGGTCTCCTGAATACTTCTCATTATTTATTGATGATAAGCTGAAAAAGGGAGTCAAAAGGCTAACAGAACAAGAAGTAGAAACAATATTGGATAAGGCAATGGTCCTTTTTAGGTTTATGCAAGAAAAAGATGTATTTGAACATTATTATAAACAACACCTGGCACGGAGAGTTCTCACAAATAAAAGTGTTTCTGATgactctggaaaaaaaatatgatatCTAAATTAAAGACTGAATGTGGATGTCAGTTCACTTCAAAACTGGAAGGAACGTTTAGGGATATGAGTGTCTCAAACACAATGATGGATGAATTCAGGCAACATCTACGGGCAACTGGGGTATCTTTAGGTGGTGTTGATCTCACAGTCCAGGTGCTTACAACTGGATATTGGCCCACTCAGTCAGCCACACCAAAGTGCAACATCCCACCAGCACCAAGACATGCTTTTGAGATATTTAGGAGGTTCTActtagccaagcacagtggttGACAGTTCATGCTCTAGCATCATGGGTTCTGCAGATCTCAATGCCACTTTTTATGGTCCAGTTAAAAAAGAAGATGGATCTGAAGTTGGTGTTGAAGGTGCACAAGTAACAGTCTCAAATACACGGAAGCATATATTGCAAGTTTCCACTTTCCAGATGACCATATGAATGCTCTTTAATAATAGAGAAAAGTACACATTTGAGGAAATTCAACGAGAGACAGATATCCCTGAAAGAGAGCTGGTAAGAGCCCTGCAGTCCCTCGCCTGTGGTAAACCAACACGGCGGGTTCTTACAAAAGAACCCAAGTCAAAGGAAGTAGAAAATGGTCACATATTTTCAGTTATTGATCAGTTCACATCCAAACTACAGAGAGTCAAGATTCAAACAGTTGCTGCCAAACAAGGtgaaccagactcagaaaggaaagaaacaaggcAGAAAGTAGATGATGACAGAAAACATGAGATAGAAGCTGCTACAGTGCGGTCATGAAATCTAGAAAGAAGGTGCAGCACGATGTTTTAGCAGCAGAGGTGACTCAGCAGTTAAAGTCCAGTTATAAAGAAACGCATTGAAGGACGTATTAAGAGAGAATATTTGGCACAAACACCTAAGGATCGCAAACTATACACATATGTAGCATAAAATGTGTTCAGAAATTTGATTTATTCTTGGACTGTACTCATCGCATCTTTTAAATCATTAATATTAAGACGACCATCTCATATTAAATTACAGTACATGTTCTAGACCATTCAGATCAAGCCTCTATTCCCTTTGAGAGTTTTCAACATCAGTTGATTGAGCTGCAGGCTTTACAACATTTATCCCTGTAGATCACCTTTACAGTTCCTCGGGAAAATGTGAATGTGctgcattttgttttcaatactgtaaaaaaacaggaaaaaaataaaacaaaactttagaaaataaaaaaaagagcataAACAGCTCTCAGGtggttgaaaaacatttttaaaagttctaatcATTTATGGATAAAAAATTACCATGGGAATAAGTGCACTTGGaaataaataatgatgaaaatgcaaaaacaaatgtAGGGTGAGGGGGTTGGGGATACATCTCAGGGTCcagcacttgtccagcatgtgtgaggccctgggttccatccctagtaccatgaaagaaaatgaaaaaggaaaaggaaatgttgtGTGATACAGCTGAAGTCATACCTGATGAGAATCTAAGATCTTAAATGTTaatcagaaacaaaagcattCATGAGTTTCACCTGAGAAGTCAAATAAAGTAAGAGAGAAGGAGATATTAAAGAACAGAAACCActaacagagaaaataaagaaatgctgGAGATCTGGTCCCTACTGAACATCGGCCGCCTGGTGTTTTATGCCCAGCATGAAAGGACCTGGCTGAGGGTACCCACCCCATCTCATCCCAGAGAAGAGGCAACGTTTCCCAGTTCACTGGCAGGGTGTGAGTCATCTGCCCCTCACGCCGCTTTAAATCAACTTTCTATTTTAGAGTAGGTTTAGGTTTGAAGCAAGACCAAGCCGCAAGCACAGAGTTCCCACACCACCACCGACAACTCTGAGCAGAGCACAGCATTTGTACAATCAATGACACTGTGCTGCCACACCACTGTCACCCAGCCCTGCCTTTAccttagggttcactcttggtggtgCACATTCTGTGGGTTCAGACACGTGTCCACCACGATAGTCTTGTACACAGTAGTTTCACTGCCCTGAGCATCCTCCATGCTCTGCCTGGCCATCCTTGCCTCCGGGAGCAACCGCTGAGCTTTCTGCTGTCTCGGTAGTATTTGGAATCATACGGGTCGGCTTCCTTTACATAGGTGCACTGAAGTTTCCTCAATATCATTCATGGCTTGATAACTGATTTCCTTTTAgcactgagtaatattccaatatcTGGAATaaagtttatccattcacctgctaAAGGCCACTTGCTTCTGAGTTTGGgcagttatgaataaagttgGCATAAACAtctatgtacaagtttttgtcaGAACAAACCAGCTCAACCCAGTTGAAAAAATATCACAGTGTGACTGCAGAATCACATAGTAAGagtttctttagttttaaaaagaaactaccagtcctggggatgtagctcagtggtaaagcacttgccaagCTGGTATGGGTCTCTGGTTCAATTTCCCGCacacaaaatgataataataaactaCCACACTGTCTTTGGGTGTGCCTGTGCCATTTTGTACCAGCAAGGAATAAGAGTTTCtgttgagccacatcctcaccagtgttGAGTGTtgttaatatttctcattttgacaatgttgatAAGTGTGTAATGGAATCTCATGGTTATCTGGGccattaattcttattttttagaaaattgagACAGGTGCTACTGACACATGAAGAAAgcccagggcctggggttgtggctcagcagtaaggcacttgcctagtatatgtgagacATATAtgtctcagcaccatataaaaataaataaaggtattgtgtccattcacaactaaaaattaaaaaaagaaagaaagaaagcccaaAAGTTGGATTTTTACAAGAGCAACCAAAGTGTAACGAATTtgaagccaggcgtggtggcactgccctgtaatcccagtgactctggaggctgaggcaagaggattccaagttccccATCAGCGTCGGAAAGGCCCTCAACTTCTCAGCAAGACACTGGAACcacaaaaaaatagggctggggatgtgactcagtgatacagcacccctggattcaacctccAGGAACCCCAGGACCGTCCCcgctcaaaaacaaaacaaaaaaatctgacaaaGGCCTAAATAAAAGAGATGCACTTCACACGTGTGTGCTTTCTGTGTGCAAAGTACTGTCATGACTTTTAGCCCCCAGCTGTGCTGCACTCAGAACTGTAACTTCATCTGTTAACTGGAGAGCAAGCCAAGCTCGGAAGCCGGATTCCTCGGTTCCGATCGCTGCTGGGGGTCCTGGTCAAAACACCAGCGAGGTCCCAGTTCACGTGTGGCTCTGTGTTGCCGAAGCGAGGCCGAAGCCGGGCCGCCGCAGAAGGGCGCCCCGCAGAGCGAGGGTGGGGGTCGGCGGGGAGAAAAGACCCCCAGGCGCGGACTGCAAGCCCCGGGGAGACCCAGGCGCACTTCAACGGCCGAGTCCAGGAGGAAGGGGCTCCGAGCGTCGGCCCGGGATGGCACGGCATGGGTCTGCAGCGTGCCCAGCTCCCTCCGCTTCCAGCACAGGAAAACCGCGTTTCCACTGTAAACTTCCGTGCCAGAGAAACGCGGCCGCAGGCGGACCCGACAGAAGCCCACACCTGCAGGCCTGGACAGAACGGGGCGGAGCTCTGGGTGAGGCAAGCGGGAGGAGGGCTGCGTGCGTGCTCGTGCGTGCTCGTGCGTGCTCGTGCGTGCCGGCTAGCGCGCGGCCGCGGCGGGGCTCGCCACGCCCCTTTGCGGACGTGCGCGCACCCGCACCTCGCAGCGTGACCGTAAAGCGAGGCGTGGCCGAGTCGTGAAAGGGGACGCAACGCGCAGAGCGCTTTGACGGCCAGGACTCCATTTTGTTCGCCGCCTCTCGCTCTCAAGTCGCCGTTTCCGTGGCTGCTCTGAggggaaaagttttaaaagggcGAAAGTTGCACAGACCGCCCTGCGGCTGCGTGGCTGAGCGCCGCGAGCGTCCACCTTGCCCCCGCAGACGTCGGCAGCGCGGCCCGAGCGCGAGATGCGGCCCCTGGACGTGGTGGAGCTGGCCGAGCCCgaggaggtggaggtgctggAGCCCGAGGAGGACTTCGAGCAGTTCCTGCTGCCGGTCATCAACGAGATGCGCGAGGACATCGCGGCGCTGACCCGCGAGCGCGGCCGGGCGCAGGCGCGCAACCGCGGCAAGCTGTGGGAGATGGACAATATGCTCATCCAGATCAAGACGCAGGTGGAGGCCTCGGAGGAGAGCGCGCTGAACCACCTGCAGGGCGCGGACGGCGGCGCGGCGCCCAGGGCGGCCCCGCGCTGCGAGAAGGCGGAGGAGAAGGCCAAGGAGCTGGCCAAGATGGCAGAGATGCTGGTGGCGCTGGTGCGGCGGATAGAGAAGGGCGAGTCGGCGTGACGCGCGGTGAGCGGCGCGGCCACGTGGGCGCGGGGGCCGCGGGCCGCGCAGGCGGGGAGGCCGCCCGGGCGCGGTGGGGACGGGCCGCCCGACGGCTTCCAGGCGAGGGGGCCCTGCCTCGCTTTGTTCGCTCCTCCCTGACGCGTCTCTCCGTCTGTGCTTCAGGTTTCCGGCCAACGGTTCGGTCCAGTGATGGAGATTGGCTGACACCCTGGAGAAGCTGAAACCAGAGAGCCTTCTGTTTGCCCCTTCCCTCTGTCGACACTGTCCTCACTTACACTACGTTTCCGCTGTGGTCTGTGGTTGATGACCTCAATATGAGTTTTGattgttaaatgtttttgtttggggaagtaacttttgtttggaaaaagCTCTCACATACAGGAATTAGGGCCTAGATTGTGAGCTCTTGCGGCAGTCACATTTGTTCCTGGGCTTTGGTTGTTGTTTCTAAATTTCGAGGTGCTTTGCTCTTTCTAGTGTGACCTGATAGCTCCCTGGAACTGTGGGTCTGTGTGCGACACATGAGACCCAGTGGAGTTCTCCAGCTCTGGAGGTGCTGAAGGAGCTGCCTGGACTCCAGAAGACCACTCCATGCAGCAACTGCTGAAGAAGGGACCGGACTTGAACTGGGAATGCCCATGGGCCTGATCTGGCTAGGACTGATGAATCTGGAGAACGGGTGAAGGATAGCATTGTTTGTATTGGGGGACTTTAATTTCTGTGTGAGACCAAAGGCAGAGAGATGTATTTTGttcaaagtttaaattttatgtggTACACTATCTAGATGTAACCTGTCTCGTGGGTTTGTGTGAACAACCCAACTCAATTCTATTTGCCATGGAACCTAGAGTAGAGGTGAGATCTCAGTTTTCTGTATGGGTTGATGTAATACCTTTATGTATTTTAGGGAATTCTGGacataaaatgaaagatatttgCAAAGACCCTTCAGGGGCTGGGAAGGAAAGCCTGGAACTGTCTGCATTGGACTGAACTGGACAGGGAAGAGGCATCTTCAAGGTTCATATGTTGTCCAGCTGTAAGTTTATTTGAGTAGCAGGCCTGGTAAATATTTGAGGTCAAAACCCTaccatgtttaaaaaaacaaacaaccttgCCATGTTAATAAAAGTGTTCATTTGCTTGAAAAGAGAGTACCTAGAAACTTCttaacaaattttctttctttaaaaattaagtctttttttcttgACTGTCCTCGTTCCTAATTGGGGGCGAGCATCCTATGGTCTTCCAGGCTCTCAGTGAG comes from Sciurus carolinensis chromosome 10, mSciCar1.2, whole genome shotgun sequence and encodes:
- the Mrfap1 gene encoding MORF4 family-associated protein 1; protein product: MRPLDVVELAEPEEVEVLEPEEDFEQFLLPVINEMREDIAALTRERGRAQARNRGKLWEMDNMLIQIKTQVEASEESALNHLQGADGGAAPRAAPRCEKAEEKAKELAKMAEMLVALVRRIEKGESA